From a single Sporosarcina oncorhynchi genomic region:
- a CDS encoding O-antigen ligase family protein: MTTLTSKLKEKDTVYFIIALAVICISLFLPTSIALVTTALFFTIFTFLRPQQSLLFLVIYVSIRPLLVEVNSGLKLIGDLITFVAFARLVIASRQNLKSLFTFKWFEWFFFALLIAGSISGYVNGVLPSAIIFQVRTFVIMYLLYYIIARMVLPDNWLKRLAWITVWTSLIASIHGIIEKLSMRQLLLPDVWKYKTLSTTNFVRIYGLPGNPNSMALLLLFGIISLLFLQSIYKNEKYKWFLNITLVVFLGVFILTYSRGTWISAFVLGGIFILTSKNWHLLKRLIIAGVASIILIYYPVNLGVKFVASLGVEPPEDLTGSIGGRFGETFDEKNLALMSESGRFFYINKGFEIFKAYPIAGSGFGSFGGSATLSYGSPIYDHYGIRSDIYGGKYFYSDNQYIQIITETGVIGVILFTGFLLGMLYLFWKERKTTMGKFMIALWFATGVSGFYYNIWELKLYTMFYFILFGTFASMTMQYTRFNLKDR; the protein is encoded by the coding sequence ATGACTACACTTACTAGTAAACTGAAAGAAAAAGATACAGTCTATTTCATAATCGCTTTGGCGGTTATTTGCATTTCATTGTTTCTGCCTACATCCATTGCACTTGTCACAACCGCTCTGTTTTTTACAATTTTCACATTCTTGAGACCGCAACAAAGCTTACTATTCCTCGTTATCTACGTCAGTATCCGTCCTTTGCTAGTTGAAGTGAACAGCGGGTTAAAGCTGATTGGGGACTTGATCACATTTGTCGCATTCGCAAGGCTCGTCATTGCGAGTAGGCAAAATTTGAAGTCTTTATTCACATTCAAATGGTTTGAATGGTTCTTTTTCGCTTTATTGATCGCAGGGTCAATTAGCGGATATGTTAATGGCGTATTGCCATCTGCGATTATTTTCCAAGTACGGACATTTGTAATTATGTATTTGTTGTATTACATCATTGCAAGAATGGTCCTACCGGATAATTGGCTGAAGCGTCTTGCATGGATCACGGTTTGGACAAGTCTAATCGCATCCATCCATGGAATCATTGAAAAACTGTCCATGAGGCAATTGCTGTTACCGGACGTCTGGAAATACAAAACATTGAGTACAACAAATTTTGTCCGTATTTACGGGCTCCCTGGCAATCCAAACTCCATGGCGTTGCTCTTGCTGTTCGGGATCATTTCGCTCTTGTTCTTGCAAAGTATTTATAAAAACGAGAAGTATAAATGGTTCTTAAATATTACTCTTGTCGTTTTCCTCGGCGTGTTCATATTGACTTATTCTCGCGGAACATGGATTTCAGCATTTGTGCTCGGTGGAATCTTCATTCTAACGTCGAAAAACTGGCATCTGTTAAAACGGCTTATCATCGCAGGTGTCGCTTCAATTATTTTAATTTATTATCCGGTCAATTTGGGCGTGAAATTTGTTGCATCTCTAGGAGTGGAACCACCCGAAGACTTGACAGGTAGCATTGGCGGCCGTTTCGGTGAGACATTTGACGAAAAGAATCTCGCGCTCATGTCTGAAAGTGGACGATTCTTCTATATCAATAAAGGATTTGAAATCTTCAAAGCTTATCCAATCGCAGGGTCAGGTTTCGGCTCATTTGGTGGATCTGCGACATTATCATATGGTTCGCCAATTTACGATCACTATGGAATCCGATCTGATATATATGGAGGTAAGTACTTCTACTCGGACAACCAATATATCCAGATCATCACAGAAACAGGCGTCATCGGTGTAATCCTATTTACTGGCTTCCTTCTTGGCATGCTTTATCTGTTCTGGAAGGAACGAAAAACCACAATGGGCAAATTCATGATCGCCCTCTGGTTCGCAACAGGTGTATCCGGCTTCTACTACAATATTTGGGAGTTGAAGTTGTACACGATGTTCTACTTTATCCTGTTCGGAACATTCGCTTCCATGACGATGCAATATACACGATTCAATCTGAAAGACCGATAA
- a CDS encoding YhfH family protein, which translates to MKKTEEQNKTMKICRECGCEIIEQVESLLYECERCIGKHKE; encoded by the coding sequence ATGAAAAAAACAGAGGAACAAAACAAGACAATGAAGATTTGCCGGGAATGTGGTTGTGAAATCATAGAGCAAGTAGAATCTTTGCTCTATGAATGTGAACGGTGTATCGGCAAGCATAAGGAGTGA
- a CDS encoding S-layer homology domain-containing protein, producing MTAAAVSLILAVPAGASAKTQTVDSYPVSSGVTYSHYTHSGSSHINTVSVDLNDPYTKLDVGIPSPLAKREATTTLANRDSRDGNRVVGAVNASFFDMKSGIPMYLISQGNEIINGGVISSSRDFYVSKPIAFGVMKDGRAEIDEFNFNVGITHAGTNLQMTGLNRERQAGETIIFTPQHLSSATGSNEFGIEIVVDTGSPVDSTYYGQQLTGKVVKVRDYGSKEKVTIPKTGFVISAHGEKALERMKGIRMGDSVSLDLSIDSKWMDSSFMLASGPMLLRDGKPYITMNTGNWRATAKTARTAIAISKDKKKVDLVTVDNKSGYSNGMTLTQFANYLAAQGYDRAINFDGGGSTAMGIRKHGSNTVQLANRTTESSQRKVSAIVEAISTAPISDPAHISVSRGQVGDMLVGASVPMTVNYVLDTYYNPLKVDSSLLTITAENGKATASGTTITATEAGEDRINIRYGEAKQSFPIKVVDAPAKLTISPVASSIEPGSTKRFTATATDATGKPVIYAPEQLTWSVTGNIGTITESGTFKASKTPGKGSINATLGTKTTSMAIDLTDGTPAFTDIPANYAYYNEIRFLKDLGYIKGDIDGKFNPGQTLSREHAAVILSRVFNLDTSVGGAQQFSDVPTTHRYFNEINAIASANYVGGKGDGSFDPAGELTRAQMAAILVKAYQLSGEAPNKFKDVPTSHWAHKQVHILAKHGITTGNEKGNFEPNKSVNRAQFSAFLYRSINQ from the coding sequence ATGACAGCAGCTGCTGTTTCACTTATATTAGCAGTTCCAGCAGGTGCGTCAGCAAAAACGCAAACAGTAGATAGTTATCCAGTGTCCTCAGGTGTAACGTATTCACACTACACACATTCAGGATCAAGCCATATTAATACAGTCAGTGTGGATTTGAATGATCCATACACGAAACTGGATGTCGGTATTCCGTCTCCACTCGCAAAACGTGAAGCGACAACTACACTCGCGAATCGTGACAGCAGAGATGGAAATCGTGTTGTCGGCGCAGTGAACGCTTCATTTTTCGACATGAAGTCCGGTATTCCGATGTATTTAATCTCCCAAGGGAATGAAATTATTAACGGCGGTGTTATTTCAAGCTCTCGTGATTTTTACGTCAGCAAGCCGATCGCCTTCGGGGTAATGAAAGACGGACGTGCTGAAATCGATGAGTTCAATTTTAATGTAGGTATAACGCATGCAGGTACGAATCTTCAAATGACAGGTTTGAACCGCGAACGTCAAGCAGGCGAAACCATTATCTTTACCCCACAACATCTATCATCTGCTACAGGATCCAACGAATTTGGAATCGAAATCGTTGTGGATACAGGATCACCTGTTGACTCTACATATTACGGTCAGCAATTGACCGGTAAAGTTGTGAAAGTTAGAGACTATGGTTCGAAGGAAAAAGTAACAATCCCGAAAACAGGATTTGTTATTTCTGCCCATGGTGAAAAAGCACTTGAAAGAATGAAAGGCATCCGAATGGGTGATTCCGTCTCTTTGGATCTGTCAATCGATTCAAAGTGGATGGATTCTTCATTCATGCTGGCGAGTGGGCCGATGTTGTTAAGAGATGGTAAGCCGTATATCACGATGAATACAGGCAACTGGCGCGCAACAGCGAAAACAGCCCGTACGGCCATTGCGATCAGTAAAGATAAGAAAAAAGTCGATCTCGTAACAGTCGATAACAAAAGCGGTTACAGCAACGGCATGACATTGACACAGTTTGCGAACTACTTAGCTGCACAAGGTTACGACCGTGCCATCAATTTTGACGGCGGCGGCTCTACTGCAATGGGTATCCGTAAACATGGCAGCAATACAGTCCAATTGGCGAACCGTACGACGGAATCCAGCCAGCGAAAAGTATCTGCAATCGTTGAAGCAATTAGTACAGCTCCGATAAGCGATCCCGCGCATATTAGCGTTTCTCGTGGACAAGTCGGGGACATGCTTGTTGGTGCAAGTGTACCGATGACTGTGAACTATGTATTGGATACGTACTATAATCCACTCAAAGTCGATTCGTCGCTATTAACAATTACAGCTGAAAATGGGAAAGCAACAGCTTCAGGCACAACGATTACTGCAACTGAAGCTGGTGAAGACCGCATCAATATCCGCTATGGGGAAGCGAAACAATCATTCCCGATTAAAGTCGTCGATGCTCCTGCGAAATTAACGATTTCACCAGTCGCTTCAAGCATTGAGCCTGGCTCAACTAAACGCTTCACTGCTACAGCGACAGATGCAACAGGAAAACCGGTTATTTATGCACCTGAGCAACTCACTTGGAGTGTGACAGGTAACATCGGAACGATTACAGAATCAGGTACATTCAAAGCATCGAAGACACCAGGCAAAGGGTCAATCAATGCTACGCTTGGAACGAAAACAACATCCATGGCAATTGATTTGACAGATGGCACGCCTGCATTTACAGATATCCCTGCCAACTACGCCTATTACAATGAAATCCGTTTCCTAAAAGATCTTGGCTACATTAAAGGCGATATTGACGGCAAGTTCAATCCTGGTCAGACATTGTCTCGTGAACACGCTGCAGTCATCTTAAGCCGTGTATTCAACTTGGATACATCTGTAGGTGGTGCGCAGCAATTCAGTGACGTACCAACTACACACCGTTACTTCAATGAAATCAACGCCATCGCATCAGCCAACTATGTCGGCGGAAAAGGTGACGGCAGCTTCGATCCTGCAGGCGAATTGACACGCGCCCAAATGGCGGCAATTCTCGTCAAGGCATACCAGCTTTCAGGCGAAGCTCCGAATAAATTCAAAGACGTGCCAACTAGCCACTGGGCGCACAAACAAGTGCATATCCTTGCTAAACACGGCATCACAACGGGTAATGAAAAAGGAAACTTTGAACCGAACAAATCGGTTAATCGAGCACAATTCAGTGCATTCCTTTACAGAAGCATCAATCAGTAA
- a CDS encoding glycerophosphodiester phosphodiesterase family protein gives MKRILLFLLFIPLAACSTTKATAPLPEEEFLIIAHRGASAYAPEHSLLAYELAVQMQADYIELDVQQTSDDELIAMHDDFVITHNGKRAVSDMTFQELKDIPRSTTFSSQIPVSLEKVVDPLRIVSTEEILSHFGKNVNYYIEIKSSDSSLEIEEELVRQLHAHGLLPVTGNKPNVILQSFHPASLKFIHGKEPGIPLIQLYSQKKESMLTKRNLRKVATYASGIGVEKSAVTKELVELSHSVGLHVHPYTVNEEEEIQKMIDLGVDGIFTDVPDKAQRILIKE, from the coding sequence ATGAAGAGAATTTTACTTTTCTTGCTATTCATTCCGCTTGCGGCCTGTTCGACGACTAAAGCGACAGCGCCGCTTCCAGAAGAGGAATTTTTAATCATTGCACACCGCGGCGCTTCCGCTTATGCACCCGAGCATTCGCTGCTCGCCTACGAATTAGCTGTACAAATGCAGGCGGACTATATTGAACTGGATGTACAACAGACAAGCGACGATGAGCTCATCGCCATGCATGATGATTTCGTCATCACGCATAATGGCAAACGGGCGGTATCAGATATGACGTTCCAAGAGCTGAAAGACATACCGAGGTCTACCACCTTTTCAAGTCAGATACCTGTATCTTTAGAAAAAGTTGTTGACCCATTGCGAATTGTTAGTACTGAAGAGATTCTCTCCCATTTCGGGAAGAACGTCAATTATTATATTGAAATTAAGTCATCCGATTCTTCTTTGGAAATAGAGGAAGAACTCGTACGTCAATTACATGCGCACGGTCTTCTGCCCGTAACCGGCAACAAACCGAACGTTATTTTACAATCATTTCATCCTGCTTCATTGAAATTTATTCATGGAAAAGAACCAGGCATTCCGCTTATACAACTCTATTCACAGAAAAAGGAATCGATGCTGACGAAAAGGAATTTGAGGAAAGTGGCGACGTACGCTTCAGGAATCGGAGTTGAAAAATCCGCTGTAACGAAAGAGTTGGTAGAGCTTTCACATTCGGTCGGATTACACGTGCATCCCTATACAGTGAATGAGGAAGAAGAAATCCAGAAGATGATTGACCTCGGAGTGGACGGGATATTTACTGACGTTCCGGATAAGGCACAGCGGATTTTAATTAAAGAATGA
- a CDS encoding pyridoxal-phosphate-dependent aminotransferase family protein, whose product MRNEEMLLIPGPTPVVDSIYEAMGSETRGHTDPRFVDIYKRSIENTRELFKTNGEVFVVAGSGTIGMEMALVNTVAAGERILILSHGYFGDRFIQLGKAFGIEMDVLQADWGQQVSVEEVDRQLREHTYKAVTITHADTSTGVAADLDALVPLVKRHGALVILDGVCATAAMEENMSKEYGGPGNTIDVVLTGSQKAIGVPPGLAIVAFNQTALDIRAKMDRVPAYYSDIHNWIPIMQDPSKYFATPPVNLIYAYDEGMRLVMEEGLEKRYARHTTFGRGVRHALREYGMKPLAEEKVAASTLSCIRYPEGVNDTDFRKSLAGKGVIVAGALAHLAGKAFRIGHMGNTTEQMLIDAIKKIGETLNELGHPVEIEQAVKRLEEEMQTIA is encoded by the coding sequence ATGAGGAACGAAGAAATGTTATTGATACCTGGACCGACACCTGTTGTCGATTCGATCTATGAGGCAATGGGAAGTGAAACGAGAGGCCATACAGATCCACGTTTTGTAGACATTTATAAGCGGTCGATTGAAAACACACGCGAACTATTCAAGACGAATGGAGAAGTCTTTGTTGTTGCGGGATCTGGGACCATTGGGATGGAAATGGCGCTTGTTAATACCGTCGCTGCAGGTGAGCGTATTCTTATACTTAGCCATGGCTATTTCGGAGACCGTTTCATCCAATTAGGGAAAGCATTCGGTATTGAAATGGATGTCCTGCAAGCTGACTGGGGACAACAAGTTTCAGTGGAAGAAGTTGACAGACAACTGAGAGAGCATACATATAAGGCAGTGACGATAACACATGCAGACACTTCGACAGGCGTAGCAGCCGATTTGGATGCACTTGTGCCTCTTGTTAAACGTCATGGCGCTCTTGTTATTCTTGACGGTGTATGTGCGACAGCTGCGATGGAAGAAAATATGAGCAAAGAGTATGGAGGGCCGGGCAATACGATTGATGTTGTTTTGACAGGATCACAAAAAGCTATCGGCGTGCCGCCTGGACTTGCGATTGTTGCGTTCAATCAAACCGCCCTGGACATTCGCGCAAAAATGGATCGTGTTCCCGCATACTACAGCGATATTCATAACTGGATTCCAATTATGCAAGATCCTTCCAAGTATTTCGCGACACCACCAGTGAATTTAATTTATGCGTATGATGAAGGCATGAGGCTCGTCATGGAAGAGGGCTTGGAAAAACGATATGCTAGACATACAACTTTTGGCCGTGGCGTCCGTCATGCACTCCGTGAATACGGTATGAAGCCGCTTGCTGAAGAAAAAGTTGCGGCTTCTACGTTAAGTTGTATTCGGTATCCTGAAGGCGTAAATGACACTGATTTCCGCAAATCGCTAGCAGGCAAAGGAGTTATCGTCGCCGGCGCCCTTGCTCACCTGGCTGGCAAGGCATTCCGTATCGGTCATATGGGCAACACGACGGAACAGATGTTAATCGATGCCATCAAAAAAATTGGCGAGACATTGAATGAGCTCGGTCATCCTGTTGAAATTGAGCAAGCCGTCAAGCGCTTAGAAGAAGAAATGCAAACGATCGCTTAA
- a CDS encoding LytTR family DNA-binding domain-containing protein: protein MTMENLEISKDFLKQYTDLLKDWIPRNASLAIAMDGHYSYYFSGQHDIRLKEGEPIAAGSVAEKVLTLKKKVELIVDQTLSDFPYYGIGYPIEVRGKVGALIVILPPTYEKDKIGSVSMLTGKLEHEWFPVPIDHITHLESFQKKTFFYTEDGQYSITQTLKELTMRLPQTFLRIHRSYIVNTTCIERIARDFSSNLVVTLKDGTELPVSQSYVNEVRCALGF from the coding sequence ATGACGATGGAAAACTTGGAGATTAGTAAGGACTTTTTAAAACAGTACACCGATCTGTTAAAGGATTGGATTCCGCGAAATGCTTCTTTGGCAATCGCAATGGATGGTCACTACAGCTATTACTTTTCGGGCCAACATGATATCCGGTTAAAGGAAGGAGAACCAATTGCGGCCGGCAGTGTGGCGGAAAAAGTATTGACGTTAAAGAAGAAAGTGGAACTCATCGTCGATCAGACGTTATCTGATTTTCCTTATTACGGCATCGGCTATCCAATTGAAGTGCGCGGAAAGGTCGGGGCATTGATCGTCATACTTCCGCCGACTTATGAGAAGGATAAAATCGGCTCAGTCAGTATGCTCACAGGCAAACTGGAACACGAATGGTTCCCTGTACCAATCGACCATATTACGCATCTTGAAAGCTTTCAGAAAAAGACGTTCTTTTACACGGAGGACGGACAATACAGCATTACGCAAACATTAAAGGAACTGACAATGCGACTTCCGCAAACCTTTTTGCGCATTCACCGTTCGTATATCGTCAACACGACTTGCATCGAACGAATTGCGCGCGACTTTTCATCGAACCTCGTTGTAACTTTGAAGGACGGCACAGAATTACCTGTCAGCCAGTCTTATGTAAATGAAGTGCGGTGTGCGCTTGGGTTTTAA
- the aceA gene encoding isocitrate lyase codes for MTKRNEQIEQLERSWKEDARWNGIERGYSAEEVVKLRGTIQIRHTFAERGAVRLWKSLHETDFINALGALTGNQAVQQVKAGLQAIYLSGWQVAADANMAGQMYPDQSLYPVNSVPNVVKRINQALQRADQIDHAENREDEFDWFAPIVADAEAGFGGPLNVFELMKAMIEAGAAGVHFEDQLASEKKCGHLGGKVLLPTQNAVRNLISARLAADVLGVDTIIIARTDADAADLITSDIDERDHAFITGERTPEGFYRTNAGIDQAIARGLAYAPYADLIWCETSTPDLEEAKRFADAIHEKFPGKMLAYNCSPSFNWKANLDDDIIAKYQRELGKMGYKFQFVTLAGFHSLNHSMFELAHDYKDHGMAAYSKLQQAEFANESKGYTATRHQREVGTGYFDEVAQVISGGTSSTTAMKDSTETAQFV; via the coding sequence ATGACAAAACGAAATGAACAGATTGAACAATTAGAAAGAAGTTGGAAAGAAGACGCGAGATGGAACGGAATTGAGCGGGGCTATAGCGCAGAAGAAGTCGTAAAACTTCGCGGGACAATTCAAATCCGTCATACATTTGCCGAAAGAGGCGCAGTACGATTATGGAAATCACTGCATGAAACAGACTTCATCAATGCGCTCGGTGCTTTGACGGGTAATCAGGCAGTCCAACAAGTGAAAGCTGGTCTACAAGCAATTTACTTGAGTGGTTGGCAAGTGGCGGCTGATGCGAATATGGCGGGACAGATGTATCCCGACCAAAGCCTTTATCCGGTCAATAGTGTGCCGAATGTCGTTAAGCGCATCAATCAAGCTTTGCAAAGAGCAGATCAGATCGACCACGCGGAAAATCGTGAAGATGAATTCGACTGGTTCGCACCGATTGTTGCCGATGCGGAAGCTGGTTTCGGTGGACCGCTAAATGTTTTCGAACTGATGAAAGCGATGATCGAAGCGGGGGCTGCTGGCGTTCATTTCGAAGATCAGTTGGCATCCGAAAAGAAGTGCGGGCATCTAGGTGGGAAAGTATTGTTACCGACACAAAACGCTGTAAGAAACCTCATCTCAGCAAGGTTGGCAGCCGATGTGTTAGGCGTTGATACAATCATTATCGCGCGGACAGATGCCGATGCGGCAGACCTGATTACAAGTGATATTGATGAGCGGGATCATGCGTTCATTACAGGTGAACGTACACCAGAAGGATTTTATCGCACGAATGCAGGAATTGATCAAGCCATCGCACGCGGGTTAGCTTATGCGCCTTATGCAGACCTGATTTGGTGTGAGACGTCCACGCCTGATCTTGAGGAAGCAAAACGATTTGCAGATGCTATTCATGAGAAGTTCCCGGGCAAGATGCTCGCCTATAATTGTTCGCCTTCATTTAACTGGAAAGCAAATTTAGATGATGACATTATTGCAAAGTATCAGCGTGAGCTTGGTAAAATGGGATACAAATTCCAATTCGTTACGTTGGCTGGCTTCCATTCACTGAACCACAGCATGTTTGAGCTAGCACATGACTATAAAGACCATGGAATGGCGGCTTATTCCAAGCTGCAACAGGCAGAATTTGCGAATGAATCCAAAGGCTATACAGCAACGCGCCATCAGCGAGAAGTTGGAACGGGTTATTTCGATGAAGTTGCGCAAGTCATTTCAGGCGGAACATCGTCTACAACAGCGATGAAAGACTCGACGGAAACGGCCCAGTTCGTATGA
- the aceB gene encoding malate synthase A, producing MTTQDVRFNINVIGDITAGTEEILTPEALEFLYSLHDQFNARRKALLANRNERQIRFDAGEKPDFLKETKHIREGDWTVAPIPEDLQDRRVEITGPVDRKMIINALNSGAKAFMADFEDATSPTWSNMIDGQMNLKDAVRKTIELDQSSNGKTYTLNDETAVLLVRTRGLHLEEKHILIDNEPMAGAFFDFGLYLFHNAAELLARNTGPYFYLPKLESHLEARLWNDVFVFAQQKLGIPNGTIKATVLIETITAAFEMDEILYELRDHAAGLNCGRWDYIFSFLKRMRLQHDVILPDRSQVTMETPFMRAYTQLCIQTCHKRNAFAMGGMAAQIPIRNNTEANEAAFRKVAEDKRREALDGHDGTWVAHPGLVAVALAEFNRQMPTPNQLHRKREDVQVTAEDLLEVPKGSITEEGFRMNISVGVQYIASWLNGNGAVPINHLMEDAATAEISRSQVWQWIRHPEGKLIDGREITVEFFKTIFEEEMANVKTIVGEQAYRFGHFKEAGELFAELTLQDEFEEFLTIPGYGKLQ from the coding sequence TTGACTACGCAAGATGTACGTTTCAATATAAATGTAATCGGTGATATAACAGCGGGCACAGAGGAGATTTTAACGCCAGAGGCATTGGAGTTTCTTTACAGTCTACATGACCAATTCAATGCGCGCAGAAAAGCATTACTAGCCAATCGGAACGAAAGACAAATCCGGTTTGACGCTGGGGAAAAGCCGGATTTTCTGAAAGAGACAAAGCATATCCGGGAAGGAGACTGGACGGTTGCGCCTATCCCTGAAGATTTGCAGGATCGACGGGTGGAAATAACCGGCCCCGTTGACCGGAAAATGATTATCAATGCGTTGAATTCCGGTGCAAAGGCGTTCATGGCGGACTTTGAAGATGCGACTTCACCAACATGGTCGAATATGATTGACGGTCAGATGAATCTAAAAGACGCGGTACGCAAGACAATTGAATTGGATCAGAGTTCAAATGGGAAGACCTATACGTTAAACGATGAAACAGCTGTTTTACTCGTTAGAACACGCGGACTGCATCTTGAAGAGAAACATATTTTAATTGACAACGAACCGATGGCTGGTGCATTTTTCGACTTTGGTTTGTATCTATTCCATAACGCAGCAGAACTCCTTGCAAGAAACACGGGGCCCTATTTCTATTTACCGAAACTCGAAAGCCACCTGGAAGCACGGCTTTGGAATGATGTGTTTGTGTTTGCACAGCAAAAGCTTGGAATTCCGAATGGCACCATTAAAGCGACGGTTTTGATTGAAACGATTACTGCAGCATTTGAGATGGATGAAATCCTTTATGAACTGCGGGATCATGCGGCAGGCTTAAATTGCGGGCGTTGGGATTATATTTTCAGCTTCCTTAAAAGGATGCGGCTGCAACACGATGTTATCTTGCCTGATCGAAGCCAAGTGACGATGGAAACGCCTTTCATGCGGGCCTATACACAGTTGTGCATTCAGACATGCCACAAACGGAATGCATTCGCAATGGGTGGGATGGCAGCGCAGATTCCGATTCGCAATAATACAGAAGCAAACGAAGCGGCTTTCCGGAAAGTTGCGGAAGACAAACGAAGAGAAGCACTTGACGGGCATGACGGTACATGGGTTGCGCATCCTGGTCTCGTTGCCGTCGCTTTGGCGGAATTTAACCGACAGATGCCGACACCGAATCAGCTTCATCGCAAACGGGAAGATGTGCAAGTGACAGCTGAAGATCTTTTGGAAGTGCCAAAAGGCAGCATTACAGAAGAAGGCTTCCGCATGAATATTTCTGTTGGCGTTCAGTATATCGCTTCCTGGTTAAATGGGAATGGTGCTGTACCGATTAATCATCTGATGGAAGATGCGGCAACGGCCGAAATTTCAAGATCACAAGTATGGCAATGGATTCGCCATCCTGAAGGGAAATTGATAGATGGACGGGAAATAACAGTGGAGTTCTTTAAAACGATTTTTGAAGAAGAGATGGCTAATGTCAAAACGATTGTTGGTGAACAGGCATACCGATTTGGACATTTTAAAGAAGCCGGTGAATTATTTGCCGAACTGACGCTGCAAGACGAGTTTGAAGAGTTTCTGACGATACCGGGTTATGGAAAACTACAATAA
- a CDS encoding polysaccharide pyruvyl transferase family protein, with product MKIGIVGNYGNDNNGDEAILLSLVKQVTATFGIESNQLTIFSNNPQQTSVRYGVNSYPLYYRKGSAAKTFFETYRQNRPIVKKLDLLIIGGGGILMDLYRTEAPLYGSYAMMAKQSKTPYVVYGCGAGPLETNLGKWFIRNMCKYAQNVSVRDPESAALLKSIGVKKPVDVIGDPAFSLRDGQAEAKSSSPKKIGVTAVPYYNAAYWPEGNEELYENYVAGMAKNLDKVAEENDVDITFFATKFPQDANVTKDIQQLMKHSAKTSIMDENLLPSDILKVTEQQDIVIGTRLHSLILATCTETPIMAISYHHKVNDFMSLANLNDFSFPIEKLHDNDTYFLEAFNSMNEDWSKTLQDTKQLSKKLYEEAMNGTKQFTDAIKK from the coding sequence ATGAAAATAGGTATTGTAGGGAATTATGGAAACGACAATAACGGAGACGAAGCGATTCTATTAAGTCTCGTGAAACAGGTGACCGCAACTTTCGGAATCGAATCGAACCAGTTGACGATATTCAGCAATAATCCGCAACAGACTTCCGTTCGCTATGGCGTCAACAGCTATCCGCTGTATTACCGAAAAGGCAGCGCGGCGAAAACATTCTTTGAAACATATAGACAGAACCGTCCAATTGTAAAAAAACTGGACCTGCTCATCATAGGCGGCGGGGGTATCCTAATGGACCTATACCGGACGGAAGCACCACTTTACGGCTCCTACGCAATGATGGCGAAACAGTCGAAAACGCCATATGTCGTCTATGGATGTGGAGCGGGACCGCTAGAGACGAATCTTGGGAAATGGTTTATTCGCAATATGTGCAAATACGCGCAAAACGTATCTGTCCGTGATCCGGAATCTGCAGCATTACTCAAATCAATCGGCGTGAAGAAACCGGTAGATGTCATCGGTGACCCGGCATTTTCTTTGCGCGATGGACAAGCTGAGGCGAAATCCTCTTCACCGAAAAAGATTGGTGTAACAGCTGTGCCTTATTATAACGCCGCCTATTGGCCTGAAGGCAATGAAGAGCTATATGAGAACTATGTAGCTGGCATGGCGAAAAATCTAGATAAGGTCGCGGAAGAAAATGACGTGGACATTACATTTTTTGCAACGAAATTCCCGCAAGATGCTAATGTCACGAAAGATATTCAACAACTGATGAAGCACAGTGCAAAGACATCCATCATGGATGAAAACTTATTGCCAAGCGATATTTTGAAAGTGACCGAGCAACAGGATATTGTCATCGGCACTCGCTTGCATTCCTTAATACTCGCGACTTGTACGGAAACGCCAATTATGGCAATCTCCTATCACCATAAAGTGAATGACTTCATGAGCTTGGCTAATTTAAACGATTTTTCATTCCCAATCGAGAAACTGCACGATAACGATACGTACTTCTTAGAAGCTTTCAATTCAATGAACGAAGATTGGTCGAAGACGCTGCAAGATACGAAGCAATTATCGAAGAAGCTGTATGAAGAAGCGATGAATGGCACGAAGCAATTCACGGATGCAATCAAAAAATAA